Proteins encoded in a region of the Terriglobia bacterium genome:
- a CDS encoding DNA cytosine methyltransferase: MRIGLIHPYEIRKLTIPEIKALASYPERFQFLGSYRDRWARAGSSVPPLLMRAIAERIRYELLSSRNMRGRLMEQPVGPFILNPQSF, encoded by the coding sequence ATACGTATTGGGCTCATCCACCCATACGAGATCCGCAAACTGACCATCCCGGAAATCAAGGCGCTGGCCTCGTATCCGGAACGGTTCCAGTTTCTGGGCAGTTATCGCGACAGATGGGCGCGTGCAGGCAGCAGCGTGCCACCACTGCTCATGAGGGCGATTGCAGAGCGGATCCGCTACGAGCTCCTCTCAAGTAGAAACATGAGGGGGCGACTCATGGAACAACCCGTCGGGCCTTTCATCTTAAATCCACAGTCCTTCTAA
- a CDS encoding TonB-dependent receptor — translation MKILSFAVPVVFWISAANTVYGQGGNIQGTVLDPTGAVIPGATVTVRNALSGYQQSTTTDDHGAFVISNLPQNPYRVEVSFQGFEPFQQDVDVRTSVPIVLKVSLKVAGVTITVNVQAAADVLENVPTAHSDLSKEVFLKLPTLSPSAGLSDAITLTTPGVVADSNGFFHPLGDHAQTSFSIDGQPISDQQSKLFSTQLPLNAIASMELITGAAAAEYGDKTSLVVNAVTQSGLGRNKPFGSIGLQYGSFGTPSEEASIGWGNAKYGNFIVANTSRSGRFLDTPEFQPIHDIGNNETFFDHFDFKPNNKDIFHLDLMGARNWFQVPDSYDQPGQDQRQKTITFNVSPNYQHIFNPAMLLNVNAFFRQDQISYYPSSDPFLDTPATIAQTRRLTNYGFKGDISYVKGHHNLKVGTQIMQTRLREQFNLGITDPGFNAVCVDSSGNPQALPGVTDPTQCAGSGFLPNRDFQPGLIPYDLTRGGTLFDFAGQANINQFAFYAQDAISVGGFTISPGLRIDRYDGISKATGIQPRFGISYLVKPTSTVLRLSYSRTMETQYNENLILSSATGAGGLATNVFGAFGDQPLQPGRRNQFNAGLQQSFGRYFIFDGDYLWKYTNNAYDFDTLFSTPITFPISWRKSKIDGVSLRFGTTNVHGLQAYTTIGHTRARFFGPEVGGVIFNSPIDAEVFRIDHDQAFQQTTNVRYQRPKNGAWFSFTWRFDSGEVAGAVTSLADALSLTAAQQAAIGFFCGSQSASLGNAISSCSSLNFGSTRLVIPAPGTFNPDTNSARVASRHLFDLAVGTDNLFRSTERVRTALRFSVVNLTNKEALYNFLSTFSGTHFVQPRTYQAELRFLF, via the coding sequence ATGAAAATATTAAGCTTCGCGGTTCCCGTTGTATTTTGGATATCGGCCGCCAACACCGTCTACGGTCAAGGAGGTAATATCCAGGGAACGGTCCTGGATCCCACCGGCGCCGTCATCCCTGGAGCGACCGTGACGGTTCGGAATGCGCTCTCCGGCTATCAGCAATCGACGACGACTGACGACCATGGGGCCTTTGTGATTTCCAACCTTCCCCAAAATCCCTACCGTGTGGAAGTGAGTTTTCAAGGATTCGAGCCTTTCCAGCAGGATGTCGATGTCCGCACCTCGGTACCCATCGTTTTGAAGGTTTCACTGAAGGTGGCCGGGGTTACCATCACAGTCAACGTCCAAGCCGCGGCGGATGTCCTGGAAAATGTTCCGACGGCGCACAGTGATTTGAGCAAGGAGGTATTCCTCAAACTACCAACACTTTCGCCGAGCGCCGGATTGAGCGATGCGATCACGCTTACGACTCCCGGCGTTGTGGCTGATTCCAATGGTTTCTTTCATCCCTTGGGGGATCATGCCCAGACGAGTTTTTCAATTGACGGCCAGCCTATCAGCGACCAGCAGAGCAAGCTGTTTTCGACCCAGCTGCCGCTGAATGCGATCGCTTCAATGGAACTGATTACCGGCGCCGCTGCCGCTGAATACGGCGACAAGACCAGTCTTGTCGTCAATGCCGTGACCCAGTCCGGCCTCGGGAGAAACAAACCATTCGGAAGCATCGGCCTGCAATATGGCTCGTTCGGCACGCCGTCGGAGGAGGCATCGATTGGTTGGGGAAATGCCAAGTACGGCAACTTCATCGTGGCCAATACCAGTCGCTCGGGCAGGTTCCTGGATACACCAGAGTTTCAGCCCATCCACGACATCGGAAACAACGAGACGTTTTTCGATCATTTCGATTTTAAGCCCAACAACAAGGACATCTTTCACCTTGACCTGATGGGCGCGCGCAACTGGTTTCAGGTGCCGGACTCGTATGACCAGCCCGGCCAGGACCAGCGCCAGAAGACGATCACATTCAACGTCTCTCCCAACTATCAGCACATCTTCAATCCGGCCATGCTGCTGAATGTGAACGCCTTTTTCCGCCAGGATCAGATCAGCTACTACCCGAGCAGCGATCCGTTCCTGGATACGCCGGCGACGATCGCGCAGACGAGACGCCTAACCAATTACGGGTTCAAAGGCGACATCTCCTACGTCAAAGGCCATCACAATTTGAAAGTCGGCACCCAGATCATGCAGACGCGCTTGCGCGAACAGTTTAACCTGGGCATTACGGATCCGGGTTTTAATGCGGTCTGCGTGGACAGCTCAGGAAATCCTCAGGCTTTGCCCGGCGTCACGGACCCAACCCAATGCGCCGGCTCGGGATTTCTGCCTAATCGCGATTTCCAGCCCGGACTTATTCCCTACGACTTGACGCGAGGCGGCACGCTTTTCGATTTCGCCGGGCAGGCAAACATCAATCAGTTCGCATTTTACGCCCAGGACGCGATCTCGGTTGGAGGCTTTACGATTTCGCCCGGCCTGAGGATCGATCGCTATGACGGCATCAGCAAGGCCACGGGCATTCAGCCGCGTTTTGGCATCTCTTATCTGGTAAAGCCGACATCTACGGTGCTCCGGCTCTCGTATTCAAGAACGATGGAAACGCAGTACAACGAAAACCTGATCCTCTCGAGCGCCACGGGCGCGGGCGGACTCGCAACCAACGTCTTCGGCGCCTTCGGCGACCAACCTCTCCAACCGGGCCGGCGCAATCAGTTCAACGCCGGTCTGCAACAATCGTTTGGCCGTTACTTTATCTTTGACGGCGACTACCTCTGGAAGTACACAAACAACGCCTACGACTTCGACACGCTGTTCAGCACCCCCATCACCTTCCCCATTTCCTGGCGCAAGTCGAAGATTGATGGAGTATCGTTGCGGTTTGGGACCACCAATGTCCACGGCTTGCAGGCTTACACGACTATCGGTCACACGCGGGCGCGCTTCTTCGGCCCCGAAGTCGGCGGGGTGATATTCAATTCACCGATCGACGCCGAGGTATTCCGCATCGATCACGACCAGGCATTCCAGCAGACCACGAACGTGCGCTATCAGCGTCCGAAAAATGGCGCGTGGTTTTCATTCACCTGGCGTTTTGACTCCGGCGAAGTGGCGGGCGCCGTAACCAGCCTTGCCGATGCGCTTAGTCTCACGGCGGCCCAGCAGGCGGCCATTGGATTTTTCTGCGGCAGTCAATCAGCTTCCCTCGGGAACGCCATTTCGTCATGCAGTAGCCTGAATTTCGGCTCCACACGGCTTGTCATCCCGGCGCCAGGGACGTTCAATCCCGACACGAACTCGGCTCGCGTCGCTTCCAGGCACCTCTTCGATCTCGCGGTCGGGACCGACAATCTCTTCCGATCCACTGAGAGAGTTCGAACCGCGCTGCGGTTCAGTGTTGTGAACCTGACCAATAAGGAGGCCCTGTACAACTTTTTATCGACCTTCAGCGGCACGCACTTCGTGCAACCAAGAACCTATCAGGCGGAGTTGCGCTTCTTGTTTTAG
- a CDS encoding cation:proton antiporter, producing MASDAGSHLDPVGGIALALVIILVVAKLGGDLAVRLGQPAVLGELIGGILVGTLPLLGVSDLEWLKTDPNLDMLARIGVLILLFEVGLESTVGQMLKVGYSSLLVATLGVAAPFALGWGVGAWMLPEQGPYVHAFLGATLTATSVGITARVLKDLGSSKSNEARVVLGAAVIDDVLGLVILAVVTGIITAANSGESLAAGEIAFILAKAIGFLVGALVLGVLFSKRFFSLASKLRARGVLLATGLVFCFLLSWLAGVIGLAPIVGAFAAGLILEDVHYRDFVERGEHGLEDLIHPISSFLVPIFFVVMGMRANLGSFLQPGIIGLAVALTVVAILGKQACSLGVLGKGVDRLTVGIGMIPRGEVGLIFANIGATLTIGGHRVISESTFSAVVVMVIMTTMATPPALKWSLGRLRPARG from the coding sequence ATGGCGAGCGATGCCGGCAGTCATCTCGATCCCGTAGGCGGCATTGCCCTGGCCCTGGTCATTATCCTCGTTGTGGCCAAACTTGGCGGCGACCTCGCGGTTCGACTTGGACAGCCTGCTGTGCTTGGCGAGCTGATCGGCGGAATTTTGGTGGGCACTCTCCCGCTTCTGGGCGTCTCCGATCTTGAATGGCTGAAGACCGATCCGAATCTTGACATGCTGGCCAGGATCGGCGTGCTGATTCTGCTCTTCGAGGTCGGCCTCGAATCCACCGTAGGTCAGATGTTGAAGGTGGGATACTCATCCCTTTTGGTAGCGACACTGGGTGTGGCCGCGCCCTTCGCTCTCGGGTGGGGGGTGGGCGCATGGATGCTGCCGGAGCAAGGTCCCTATGTGCATGCATTCCTGGGCGCCACACTCACTGCAACGAGTGTCGGCATCACGGCGCGAGTACTGAAGGACCTGGGCAGTTCCAAGAGCAACGAAGCGCGCGTGGTGCTCGGCGCCGCGGTCATCGACGACGTGCTTGGTCTCGTAATCCTTGCGGTTGTCACCGGAATCATCACTGCCGCGAATAGTGGGGAGTCATTAGCGGCAGGAGAGATCGCCTTCATCCTTGCAAAGGCAATAGGTTTCCTGGTCGGAGCGCTTGTCCTGGGAGTTCTCTTCTCAAAACGGTTTTTTTCTCTTGCGTCCAAACTTCGTGCCCGTGGTGTCTTGCTCGCCACCGGACTCGTATTCTGCTTTTTGCTCTCCTGGCTTGCAGGTGTCATCGGACTGGCTCCGATCGTCGGCGCATTCGCCGCCGGGCTTATCCTGGAGGACGTCCACTATCGCGATTTCGTGGAGCGGGGCGAACATGGTCTGGAAGACCTGATCCACCCGATTTCCTCGTTTCTGGTCCCGATCTTCTTCGTCGTGATGGGCATGCGGGCGAATCTAGGATCCTTTCTTCAGCCTGGAATCATTGGCCTGGCCGTTGCTCTCACCGTCGTTGCCATCCTCGGGAAGCAGGCGTGTTCGTTGGGCGTCCTCGGCAAGGGTGTCGATCGCCTCACCGTCGGCATTGGGATGATTCCCCGAGGTGAGGTCGGGCTCATCTTTGCAAACATCGGTGCAACACTGACCATTGGCGGCCATCGAGTCATCAGTGAATCGACGTTCTCTGCGGTGGTCGTCATGGTAATTATGACAACCATGGCGACGCCTCCTGCTCTCAAATGGAGCCTGGGGCGATTGAGGCCCGCCCGAGGATAA
- a CDS encoding ATP-binding protein — translation MLYGREREIKRLVTNLEQGVHTLVFGAAGVGKSILLREAARRLSSNHDASRLAPYVGDCSTRRVLLQNALEALAVDLRASVSAKADPAVERGGYLLRDLRNALIRISCERPICLILDHPRRIRSRMQHLLEMLEEHCTLAFGVTASRDSYDLYYWKFDLMEIRDLPKESALPWIDEELQLMGYHGTLRNSIGNELLRLTGGNPGAISQTLDVIRLERTPLDDPIRVRRMLIEGRIRNIASAMGGEK, via the coding sequence ATGCTTTACGGCAGAGAGAGGGAAATCAAAAGGCTTGTAACAAACTTAGAACAGGGAGTGCACACCCTCGTCTTCGGCGCAGCAGGGGTTGGCAAGAGCATCCTGCTCCGCGAGGCCGCCCGGCGCCTTTCGTCCAACCATGATGCTTCAAGGCTTGCTCCTTATGTGGGCGACTGCAGCACTCGGAGAGTTTTGCTCCAGAATGCGCTTGAAGCGTTGGCAGTGGATCTTAGAGCATCTGTGTCAGCGAAGGCGGATCCCGCCGTGGAGCGCGGAGGCTACCTTCTCAGAGACCTGCGAAACGCACTCATCCGGATCAGCTGTGAACGACCCATCTGCCTCATTCTGGATCACCCGAGGAGGATCCGCTCTAGGATGCAACACCTTTTGGAAATGCTCGAAGAGCATTGCACTCTTGCCTTCGGGGTTACCGCATCGCGGGATAGTTACGATCTTTATTATTGGAAGTTCGACTTGATGGAAATACGCGACCTGCCCAAGGAGAGCGCTCTTCCGTGGATCGATGAAGAACTCCAGCTTATGGGCTACCACGGAACGCTCAGGAATTCGATCGGGAACGAACTGCTCCGTCTGACCGGCGGCAATCCCGGCGCCATATCACAAACCCTCGATGTGATTCGCCTGGAGCGCACTCCGCTGGACGATCCCATTCGCGTCCGCCGCATGCTGATCGAAGGTAGAATTCGAAACATTGCCTCCGCGATGGGTGGCGAGAAGTAA
- a CDS encoding dynamin family protein yields MAGLNENHRRKILTTIQYADELLSESLNLLGATGGALRPRFVRDVSTSESHWVESYAGKIREQMSRLLERFEITVSPPNTLSSWALRTKLMSLDIALEDLYPGQMRGYGEMDPAAGGDLTWTLQEVRRLVSQLLAFLAEASGAQEKRLARIQAEPALGRQLERLSQIIARHGLVEYLSALDSIIRKLESHRYEIAVFGRVSCGKSSLINRLLEIQLLPVGSTPITAVPIHIIAGDRPQLKVSFPEGIKDLPVERLPEFATEQGNPANSKRVVGIEVAVPAKRLQEGVAFVDTPGIASLATSGTKLSYAYLPDSDLGVVLVDGHSSLGRDDLDLLRSLHAAGIPSIVLISKCDLLPPDDIEKVVSYTRAAVAEHLGASLEVIPISSVDSWVPKIHAWFEQTIAPSLQRARESLTISLNRKAQSLRESILVTLEMRASRGSGGENQSQEAERALRPLDESLDEFARRWQDNLETMDDWAEEALGKASSRLARASGDALDQPGQKVTALADAVIEVAASRYHPFLQEYESLAGRIRQELDELRKEDPSARAVEAYELPRPSALPSPVVSLLDGVSISDPGPLMRMSQALRERHFRRDLEEMAGRSLQQLLDELRPRLRHWFVATINALRESFRLQTDPLRYRQPVRASNGSTAGDSSLMVDIEFLRGQAVQAEVPGGPQTEIETTRS; encoded by the coding sequence ATGGCGGGTCTGAACGAAAACCACAGGCGAAAGATACTCACCACCATACAGTATGCGGATGAATTGCTGAGCGAGAGCCTGAATCTCCTTGGAGCCACTGGCGGCGCTCTCCGTCCCCGCTTCGTCAGGGATGTATCCACATCGGAGTCTCACTGGGTTGAGAGCTACGCCGGCAAGATTCGAGAGCAGATGTCGCGGCTTTTGGAACGGTTTGAAATTACCGTTTCCCCTCCGAATACCCTTTCGAGCTGGGCGTTGCGCACCAAACTCATGTCCCTCGATATCGCTCTGGAAGATCTGTACCCGGGACAAATGCGCGGTTACGGTGAAATGGATCCGGCGGCAGGGGGAGATCTTACCTGGACGCTTCAGGAGGTTCGCAGGCTGGTCAGCCAGCTATTGGCCTTCCTGGCGGAGGCTAGCGGAGCCCAGGAGAAACGCCTCGCCCGAATTCAGGCTGAACCGGCACTCGGTCGCCAGCTCGAACGCTTGTCTCAGATCATTGCGCGACACGGCTTGGTCGAATATCTCTCGGCCTTGGATTCAATCATTCGAAAGCTCGAATCCCATCGCTACGAGATAGCGGTCTTCGGAAGGGTAAGCTGCGGGAAGTCGTCTCTGATCAACCGGCTTCTGGAAATCCAGTTGCTGCCTGTGGGGTCCACCCCTATCACTGCGGTTCCTATTCACATCATCGCCGGCGATAGGCCGCAATTGAAGGTATCGTTTCCCGAAGGAATCAAGGACCTTCCCGTCGAGCGCCTTCCTGAGTTTGCCACCGAGCAGGGGAATCCGGCGAACTCGAAACGGGTCGTCGGCATCGAGGTGGCCGTTCCGGCAAAGCGGCTTCAGGAAGGCGTAGCGTTTGTGGATACGCCGGGTATCGCCTCGCTCGCCACGAGCGGGACTAAACTCTCCTACGCCTATCTTCCGGACTCCGATCTCGGAGTAGTGTTGGTGGACGGTCATTCGTCTCTGGGACGCGATGACCTGGATCTTCTTCGATCGCTTCATGCCGCCGGCATTCCATCGATCGTGCTGATCAGCAAATGCGACCTGCTCCCCCCGGATGACATTGAGAAGGTCGTTTCGTATACCCGCGCTGCTGTTGCCGAGCACCTAGGCGCCTCACTTGAGGTGATCCCGATCAGTTCTGTGGATTCGTGGGTTCCGAAAATCCATGCGTGGTTCGAACAGACCATTGCACCCTCGCTTCAGCGTGCTCGCGAGTCTCTGACAATCTCACTGAACCGGAAGGCGCAATCATTGCGCGAGTCCATTCTTGTGACTCTGGAGATGCGGGCGAGCCGCGGCAGCGGAGGGGAGAACCAGTCGCAGGAGGCGGAACGGGCTCTGCGGCCCCTCGATGAGAGTCTGGATGAATTCGCCCGACGCTGGCAGGATAATCTGGAAACGATGGACGATTGGGCGGAAGAAGCGCTCGGAAAGGCCTCTTCAAGATTGGCCCGAGCTTCCGGGGATGCCCTGGATCAACCCGGCCAAAAGGTAACCGCGCTTGCGGATGCCGTCATAGAAGTCGCCGCATCGCGCTACCACCCCTTCTTGCAAGAATACGAGTCCCTCGCCGGCCGCATTCGCCAGGAATTGGATGAGTTAAGAAAGGAAGATCCGTCCGCACGGGCTGTTGAAGCCTACGAGCTTCCGCGACCCTCCGCGCTCCCATCGCCTGTCGTGTCGCTGTTGGACGGCGTCTCGATATCGGATCCCGGCCCCCTGATGCGAATGAGCCAGGCGCTCCGCGAGAGGCATTTTCGCAGAGACCTCGAGGAAATGGCCGGACGCAGTTTACAGCAACTATTGGACGAGCTCCGCCCGCGGCTTCGGCACTGGTTTGTGGCGACGATCAACGCTCTCCGCGAGAGCTTTCGCCTGCAGACGGATCCTCTGAGATACCGTCAACCGGTGCGGGCATCCAATGGTTCAACCGCAGGCGATAGCTCTCTTATGGTAGATATCGAGTTTCTGCGCGGGCAGGCGGTCCAAGCAGAAGTCCCAGGCGGTCCACAAACGGAAATCGAGACGACGCGAAGTTGA